The genomic DNA GGTGCTGGAGAACGTCTGGAAGGCCTACCACACCCGCGCCGGGGTGAAGCAGGTGTTGCAGGGCGTGAACATGGTGGTCCATCCGGGCGACGCGGTCGGCATCCTCGGCCGCAACGGCGCCGGCAAGTCCACCCTGCTGCGCATTTTCGCCGGGGTGGAGATGCCGACGGTCGGCCGGGTCTGGAAGGACATGTCGGTGAGCTGGCCGCTCGCCTCCGGCATCGGCGTGCAGGGCAGCCTGACCGGCGCCGACAATGCCCGCTTCATCGCCCGCGTCTATGGCATCCCGGTGCGGCAGGTCCTCGACTACGTGCAGGACTTCGCCGAACTCGGCCCCTATTTCCACGAGCCCGTCCGCACCTATTCCGCCGGCATGATGAGCCGCCTCCTGCTCGGCCTCTCCTTCGCGGTGGACTTCGACTGCTACCTGGTGGACGAGGCGGTGGGCGCCGGCGACGCCCGCTTCGTGGACCGCACGCACCAGGCCATGGAGGAGCGCCTGTCCCGCTCCGCCCTGCTGATGGTCTCCCACAGCCCGGAACAGGTCCGCCTCTTCTGCCGGACGGCCGGCGTGCTCCGCCAGGGCCGCCTGGATTTCTACGAGGATGTCGATGAAGCTATCGCCGCCTATCAGTCCCTTTGACGCGACAGGCGGCCTCGAGGGCAGCAGCGTCCTGCCGCCGCTGCCGCGCCGCCGCGGCCGGCTGCAGGCCCTGCTGCACCGCTACCGCCTGGTGCTGCTGGTTATCGGCCTGCCGATGCTCATCGCCTCCACCTATTTCCTCCTGGTCGCCACGCCACAGTACCAGAGCGAGGCGCGCTTCCTCGTCCGCACCCGCTCCGGCGGTCCCACCGCCTCCAGCGCGCTCGGCTCGCTGCTGACCTCGGCCGGATTCACCTCCTCCAACGAGGACGCGCTGGCGATCGTGGACTTCATCAAGTCCCGCGACGCGCTGGACGGGGTGCAGCAGAAGCTGAACCTGGTGGAGCTCTGGCGCCGGCCCGAGGCGGATCTCGTGGCCCGGCTCTGGGACAGCGACCCGCCGGCCGAACGGCTGCTCAAGTACTACAAGCGCATGGTCAGCGTCGCGCATGACAGCTCCTCCGGCACGGTCACGCTCAGCGTGCGCGCCTTCCGGGCGGAGGATGCCCAGGCCGTCACTGAGGCGCTGCTCGGCCTTTCGGAAGGTCTCGTGAACAGGCTCGGCGACCGCGCGCGGGAGAACACGCTGAACGTCGCCCGCGCCGAGGTCACGCGCGCCGAACAGCGCGTGATCGCGGCGCGCGAGGCGGTGACCGGCTTCCGCGTCCGCGAGCGTCTTGTCGATCCGGCGAGCGAGGCCAAGGCCAGCCTCGACATCGTGGCCAAGCTGGAGGCCACGCTGACCCAGGCGCGCGCCGAGCTGATCGAGAAGACCGCCTATCTGCGCCCCGGCAATCCGGAGCTGCGCAACGTGCAGAACCGGATCGACGCGCTGGAGCGCCAGATCGCCATCGAGCGCGCCCGCATCACGGCCGACGGACAGCAGTCGCTGCCGCAGCAGCTCGCGGGCTATGAGCGCCTGCTGCTGGAGCGGGAATTCGCCGACAAGCAACTCGCCTCCGCCACCGCCTCGCTGGAGACGGCGCGGGTGGATGCGCAGCGCCAGGCTCTCTTCCTGGCCCGCGTGGTGGAGCCGAACATGGCCCAGGAGGCCGAGTATCCGAAGGCCGGCTTCATCCTGATCAGCCTCCTCGCGATCCTCTGCGTGCTCTACGCGATGGGCTGGCTCGTCGTCGCCGGCGTTCGGGAACACGCCTCCTGATCCCCGGGGAGGGGGCTCAGGGGGAGAGAACGGGATGGCGTCACTGTTGTTTGGGGGATGCATGAGATGCGTGCGCTGATCCTGGCCGCGGCCCTTCTGGTGCCGCTGTCGCTGACTGCCGCCAAGGCACAGACCCTGCCGCAGATGCTGCAGCAGTCGCAGCAGACGGTGGGGCAAGCCGTGCCCGGCCGCCTGTCCGGCCAGAGCGCCAATGGCGGCGGGGCGGACAATTCGCTGGCTCCGTCGCAGATCGACCGGCTCCTCGGCAACGAGACGCAGATCAACCGCGAGGGCTCGGCCACCGAGGCCGAGGGCGGCGCCAACGCCACCGGCCCGCTGGCGGAGCCCGACCGCTTCCCCGGCCCGACCCGCGCCGTCTTCGGCGCCTCCCTCTTCACCCGCAATTCCCCCAGCGCCATCGACGCGCCGACGCCGAACTACCGCATCGCCCCCGGCGACCGCGTCAGCGTCCGCGTCTGGGGCGCGGTGGAGGCCGAGGCGGTCGGCCAGGTCGATCCCGACGGCAACCTCTTCCTGCCCTCGATCGGCCCGATCCGCATCGCCGGCACCCGCTCGGGCGACCTGCAGAAGGTCGTGGAATCCGAGGTCCGCCGCATCTACACGCAGCAGGTCCAGGTCTATGCCGTGCTGCTGAACGCCAACCGCATCGGCGTCTTCGTCACCGGCTTCGTCCGCACCCCCGGCCGCCACACCGGCTCCGGCGCCGAGACGGTGCTGGACTTCCTGGTGCGCGCCGGCGGCGTCGATCCGGTGCGCGGCTCCTTCCGCGACATCTCCGTCCAGCGCGGCGGCCGCACCGTCGCGAAGATCGACCTCTATGCCTTCCTGCTGCGCGGCCAGCTTCCCGCCATCACCATGCAGGACAACGACACCATCATCGTGGCCAGGCAGGGCGCGCTGGTGGGCGTCAACGGCTCGGTCCGCAACAACTACCTGTTCGAGGTGCCGGGCCGCGCCATGTCCGGTGCCGAGCTGATCGACCTCGCGGCACCCCTGCCGGCGGCCACCAACGTGGTCGTGCGCGGCACCCGCAACGGCCAGCCCTATGCCCGCTACGTCACCACGGCGCAGCTCCGCAGCCTCTCCCTGAGCGACCAGGACGTGGTGAGCTTCATCACCGACGCCCCGCCGCCCACGGTGCGCGTGAACATCGAGGGCAGCCGTATCGGCCCCTCCGTGCTGATCGCGGAGCGCGATGTCGGGCTCTGCCAGCTCCTCGACTACGTGTCGGTGGACCCGCGCCTGGCCGACACCGCCTCGGTCTATCTGCTACGCCCGCGCATCGCCGCGCAGCAGCAGCGCGCGCTGAACGAATCTCTCGACCGGTTGGAACGGCAGCTCTTCATGTCCACCGCCGCCACCACCGGCGTGGCGGAGATCCGCAACACCGAGGCCCAGCTCGTGCTCGGCTACATCCAGCGCGGCCGCCGCATCAAGCCGGAGGGACGGCTCGTCGTTTCCGACCGCAACGGCCGCTGCGCCGATGTGCGGCTGGAGGATGGCGACACCATCGTGATCCCCGAGCGCAGCCAGACCGTCATGGTGGCGGGCGAGGTCCTTTCCCCTACCACTGTCGTCTGGCGCGCCGGCATGACGGTGCAGCAGTATATCGACCAGGCCGGCGGCTTCGCCGACCGGGGCGACATCCGCAACATCATGATCCGGAAGGCCAGCGGCGAGATCATCCTTGACCCGGCCGTGGGGCCGAGCCCGGGCGACGAGCTGATCGCCATGCCCCGGCTCGATCCGAAATACTTCCAGATCGGCCGCGACCTGCTCAGCCTGATCTACCAGTCCGCCGTGGCGGCCTACTACTTCCGCTGAGGCTCTCGCCCCTCCGGGGGAGAGGTCCCTGGGCCGGGCGGCGGCGCAACCGCCGCCCGGACCGCCGGGTGACATTTTCGTTGCCTCCTCGCCGCCGGGCGCCCGATCGCCTATGCATGGCGGCATGTCCTGTCTCCGACAGGTCCGCCCGGGCCTCCTGTCCGCCGCCCTCGCCTGCCTCCTGCTCGCCCTTCCGGCGGCGGAGGCCCTGGCCCGGCCTGGCGCGGCGCGTTCCAGCGGCGGCTATTCGCGCCCAAGCTATTCCGGCGCCGCGCCCCGCACCCCCTCCTTCGGCGGCTACGCGGCACCCTCCCGCACCCCGTCCAGCGGCGGCTATGCCCGGCCCGATTCCGGCTTCGGCCGCATCCCCAGCATGGGCGGCTCGGCCTCGGACCGCTCCTACAACCGGGAGGCCGCCGGCGACGCCCTGCGCCGGATGCGCGAGCGCGAGGCCACCCGCAACATCCCGGCCCCTGCCGCGCCCCGTGGCAGTCAGGGCGGCAATCGGAACGGCAGTCAGGGCGGCGGCTGGGGCGGCTCCTGGGGCGGCAACTGGAACACCGGCCGCACCACCGCCCCGCGCGGCACCTATGGCGGCCCCGACTGGTACCGCGACCGGGGCTGGAACCCCAGCGGCCCCGTGCTCTCCGGCCCGCGCGGCTTCGGCATGTGGGACGCCGCCTTCCTGTGGTTCCTGCTCAGCACGCTGAACCGCCCCGGCCACACGGATTTCTTCCGCAACCACCAGGACGACCCCGCTCTGCGCGACTGGCGCGCCCAGGCGGAACAGGCCGCGCGCAACGATCCGCAGATCCGCGCCCAGCTCGACCAGCTCGACCGCTCCCTGGCACAGCAACAGGGACAGACGCGCGACCCGAACTACCTGCCCCCCGACGTGCCGCCGGAGGTCGCCACCGCCGACCGCGACGCCGTCACGCCGACGGAGCATCATGGCGCGGGCATCGGCATGGTGCTGGGCGTGGTGGTGGTCGGCGGCGGCCTGCTCGGCGCCCTGGCCGTGGCGAGGAACCGGCGGCCCGGCGCCGGCGGCAATGGCGGGGGAGGGGGCGGCATGGCACGCACCGGCACCATGGGCAGCATCGCCAGCGCGGGCGACATGCTGCGGCACAAGATGTCGGGCGAGGGCTATACGCCCGAACGCTACCGCCTCGGCATGAGCGTGACGCTGGACCCGACGCCCTTCCTCCTGGCCAGCGGCCTCAAGGCGGCCCCGCCACAGGGGGGCGGCGGGGGCGCGCAGCGCCTGAGCGTCGAGGGCCTCGGCCGCATCGCGGGCGCCTCGCCCGGTGAGGCCCTGCTGCGCCTCTACCTGCCGGGCGAGGCCTCGCCCATGCTGCAGCTCCATCCCGGCCCCGACGGCACGCCCGAGGAATGCCGCTACTTCACCCTGCTGGACGAGATCACCCCGGCCGACGAGGCCGAATGGCAGGTGTGGCTGGACCCGCGGGAGGGCATGATCGGCTGGCCCGAGTTCCAGACCAAGGACGGCCGGCGCTACAGCCGCCTCTGGCAGCCCGGCGGCCAGCCCGTCCCGCCCCGCGAGCTCCGCGAGAGCCTGGAGACCACCGCCGGCACGCGCGAACGCCGCTGCCTCGCCATGCTCTACGCCGCCCCGACCGGCGCCCCCGCCCCCGCGCCGCAGACCGAATACGTGCTGGTGCAGAGCATCGAGGAAGGCAACGCCGCCTGGGTCGAGGTCCGCGCCGGCATCGACATCAACCCTGCCTCGCTCGGCCTCGCCGGCTGACAGCCATCCCGGAGGAAAGCCACCCGTGGACGCGATCCTGAACACCCTGGCGGCGGGCATCCCCGTGCTGATCGTGCAGTTCGGCGTGACGCTGCTGCTGCTGGCCGCCGGCGCCGCCGCCTATATCGCGATCACGCCCTTCCACGAGGTCGCGCTGATGCGGGCGGGCAACACCGCCGCCGGGGTCGTGCTCGGCGGCACGCTGGTCTCGCTCGCCATCCCCCTCGCCGCCACCCTGGCGACCAGCCGCCTCACCCTCGACATCCTGGTCTGGGGCCTCGTCGCCCTGGTGATCCAGCTCGTGGTCTTCATGCTGGTCGCCTGGCTCTTCCGCGGCCTGCGCGCTGCGATCGAGACCGGCAACACTGCCGCCGCCATCGCCCTGGTCGGCGCCCAGATCGCCGTGGCCCTGCTCAATGCCGGCGCCATGGCCGGCTGAGGCACGACCGGAACATCCGCCTGACCTTTCCTGGGGAGAACCGCCATGCTTGCCTTCATCCGCAACCTCGTCGGCGTGAAGACCGATCAGGCCGTCAACAGCGCCATCGAGGCCATCGTGCGCTGGGACCCGAAATCGGCCACCGAGGCCGAGCTCCGCACCATGGAGCAGCATCTCGACCGCCTGGGCGTCCAGGTCGCCGAGGCCCGCCAGGCCTATGAGAAGGAGGCCCGCGAGGCCCAGGCCATCCAGCAGCTCTCCGACCAGCGCATGGCCGCCGCCGAGCTGCTCCAGCGCCAGTCCGCCGCCGAGTCCGACCCGGCGAAGAAATCCGGCATCGAGCAGTCCCTCGCCACCCTCCTCAACATGCTGGAGGAGATGGCCCCCGAGGTGGACCGCGAGAAGCAGGACGCGGTGGATGCCAAGGAGTTCGTGGACATGCTCCAGGGCGCCTACGACCAGGCCGGCCAGAAGCTCCGCACCGCCCGCGACGCCCTGAACCGCGCCCAGCGCGACATGACCCGCGCCGGTCAGCAGCGCGAGATGGCCGAGCAGCGCGCCGAGGCTGCCCGCCAGGCCGCCGGCCTCTCCGGCGCCACCAGCGGCCTCAGCGTGGCGCTCAAGGCGATGCAGGACGCCGCCGCCCGCGACCTCGCCCAGGCCGAGG from Roseomonas gilardii includes the following:
- a CDS encoding DUF350 domain-containing protein translates to MDAILNTLAAGIPVLIVQFGVTLLLLAAGAAAYIAITPFHEVALMRAGNTAAGVVLGGTLVSLAIPLAATLATSRLTLDILVWGLVALVIQLVVFMLVAWLFRGLRAAIETGNTAAAIALVGAQIAVALLNAGAMAG
- a CDS encoding ABC transporter ATP-binding protein, with the protein product MLVLENVWKAYHTRAGVKQVLQGVNMVVHPGDAVGILGRNGAGKSTLLRIFAGVEMPTVGRVWKDMSVSWPLASGIGVQGSLTGADNARFIARVYGIPVRQVLDYVQDFAELGPYFHEPVRTYSAGMMSRLLLGLSFAVDFDCYLVDEAVGAGDARFVDRTHQAMEERLSRSALLMVSHSPEQVRLFCRTAGVLRQGRLDFYEDVDEAIAAYQSL
- a CDS encoding Wzz/FepE/Etk N-terminal domain-containing protein, with translation MSMKLSPPISPFDATGGLEGSSVLPPLPRRRGRLQALLHRYRLVLLVIGLPMLIASTYFLLVATPQYQSEARFLVRTRSGGPTASSALGSLLTSAGFTSSNEDALAIVDFIKSRDALDGVQQKLNLVELWRRPEADLVARLWDSDPPAERLLKYYKRMVSVAHDSSSGTVTLSVRAFRAEDAQAVTEALLGLSEGLVNRLGDRARENTLNVARAEVTRAEQRVIAAREAVTGFRVRERLVDPASEAKASLDIVAKLEATLTQARAELIEKTAYLRPGNPELRNVQNRIDALERQIAIERARITADGQQSLPQQLAGYERLLLEREFADKQLASATASLETARVDAQRQALFLARVVEPNMAQEAEYPKAGFILISLLAILCVLYAMGWLVVAGVREHAS
- a CDS encoding polysaccharide biosynthesis/export family protein; protein product: MRALILAAALLVPLSLTAAKAQTLPQMLQQSQQTVGQAVPGRLSGQSANGGGADNSLAPSQIDRLLGNETQINREGSATEAEGGANATGPLAEPDRFPGPTRAVFGASLFTRNSPSAIDAPTPNYRIAPGDRVSVRVWGAVEAEAVGQVDPDGNLFLPSIGPIRIAGTRSGDLQKVVESEVRRIYTQQVQVYAVLLNANRIGVFVTGFVRTPGRHTGSGAETVLDFLVRAGGVDPVRGSFRDISVQRGGRTVAKIDLYAFLLRGQLPAITMQDNDTIIVARQGALVGVNGSVRNNYLFEVPGRAMSGAELIDLAAPLPAATNVVVRGTRNGQPYARYVTTAQLRSLSLSDQDVVSFITDAPPPTVRVNIEGSRIGPSVLIAERDVGLCQLLDYVSVDPRLADTASVYLLRPRIAAQQQRALNESLDRLERQLFMSTAATTGVAEIRNTEAQLVLGYIQRGRRIKPEGRLVVSDRNGRCADVRLEDGDTIVIPERSQTVMVAGEVLSPTTVVWRAGMTVQQYIDQAGGFADRGDIRNIMIRKASGEIILDPAVGPSPGDELIAMPRLDPKYFQIGRDLLSLIYQSAVAAYYFR
- a CDS encoding DUF2491 family protein, with amino-acid sequence MSCLRQVRPGLLSAALACLLLALPAAEALARPGAARSSGGYSRPSYSGAAPRTPSFGGYAAPSRTPSSGGYARPDSGFGRIPSMGGSASDRSYNREAAGDALRRMREREATRNIPAPAAPRGSQGGNRNGSQGGGWGGSWGGNWNTGRTTAPRGTYGGPDWYRDRGWNPSGPVLSGPRGFGMWDAAFLWFLLSTLNRPGHTDFFRNHQDDPALRDWRAQAEQAARNDPQIRAQLDQLDRSLAQQQGQTRDPNYLPPDVPPEVATADRDAVTPTEHHGAGIGMVLGVVVVGGGLLGALAVARNRRPGAGGNGGGGGGMARTGTMGSIASAGDMLRHKMSGEGYTPERYRLGMSVTLDPTPFLLASGLKAAPPQGGGGGAQRLSVEGLGRIAGASPGEALLRLYLPGEASPMLQLHPGPDGTPEECRYFTLLDEITPADEAEWQVWLDPREGMIGWPEFQTKDGRRYSRLWQPGGQPVPPRELRESLETTAGTRERRCLAMLYAAPTGAPAPAPQTEYVLVQSIEEGNAAWVEVRAGIDINPASLGLAG